The genome window TTAACAAATCATGGAAATACAAATGATAATAAATGTTTGGAAGCATGCTTTGACCTGATACAGAACGCCGATATAAAAGATGGGGCTTTAAAAGCGGATATGTCTGTATGCACCGGCGTACTGGCAGGATTGAGATACCCGAAGGAATTAATTAAAAGCTTGATGAAGGTGGAGATAATGCAAGAATCAGTAATATATCAGGATATTCTCAATGAAGGAATTGAGAAAGGAAAGAAAGAAGGAATTGAGGAAGGAAAGAAAGAAGGAATGGAAGAAAGCATCATTTCTGTATTATCAGCCAGGTTTGGAAACATTTCCACTAATATGGTTGATATGATCCATCATATCAAGAACAAGTCCAGGCTGAATGAACTTTTAAAATTAGCAGCTACGAGCAGGACCATTACCGAATTTGAACAGAAGATACGAACTGCGTAGTTTTTTCGCAGCTCCTTATCTTATTTTTAATGTGGCAATACGAGAGTATAATCAAGGACATTATATTCATTACATATCATATGACTACTTTGCGCTCATTGCGTACTTTGCTGTAATGAATGTTTGAATAGCATTATGTTAAATTTCTCCCGCTGCTTGAGATACAGTTCAGTATATTACTATTTACCAGAAGACCCAAGCAGGGTCAGCGAGCGGATCCATTCACCTTTTGGTTCCCTGCTTGTACCCACAACCAGCCGCATGTGGCCATTCACCTCTTCCACCATGCCCCTGGCCTCTATGGTCTCGCCTGCCAGTGCCTGCCCGGCATAGGTATGGGTGTAAGATAACACATACCCGATCTCTGGATGGTCCACTTTATAGACTGAGGGGCTGTCAAAAGCCAGTTCCGAATCCGTTACCACTGCCTCTATGGTCTCATGACCCAGGTCAGTGCCCCTGCCCAGTGGTTTACTGACCTGGTCCCAGTCCCTGACAAAGAGCAGGTCGAAATATGTATCTCCAACCATTCCCCTGTTACCTTTTCTCATCTCATGGAGTTTGAACTCCCCGAAATCGATCTCAGGAATTCGCTTATTGTAGATACGCTCCCACATTCCCTCGTCCAGGTGCTCGATGCTGCTGTGGGGATCGTCCTTTGCCCGGGCTATTATATCCCTGGCCCTGAACCACTGTGGACCGTATACCACAAGATCAATGTCAGAACCACTTATCTGTAATCCGGGCAGAAATGACCCTGTTACTCCTATACTGTCCATGGGAATCCCGGCCTTAAGCAGGGTATTGGTTATCTCTTCAGTCCTTGGGTCCAGGCGCCATATCTCTGCCAGCCGGTCTGTGGGGCTCAATACACGTTCGACCTGGTCCCAGGGTATGATATGGACGTCCTGCACCCACTCTGGCTTGTGGATGTCCATGTAATCATATGCCTCGTCAAAATCGTATTTCCGGTAATTCCGGTTGCCGTCTGTACGCTCGCCTTTTGGGTCCGGTACATAGCGAAGCACGCCCCTGACACCATCGGGATGGTGGTAATCGGCTGATGAGAATATCCACCCGTCCCTGGTGACAATAAAATCCCTTAGACGTATTCTCGGATGATCTGAATAATTCATGCGATTTAATTGTAGATTTTAGCTTCCTTAAATATTATTATATCCGAGTTTCGCATTAAATATAAATTTCAATTGTGTAAATGAAATGTTTCCAATTTTACTTATACCACAGCACCATTCGAAGTTCCCTCATGAATCCGAGTCCACTACCCTGGTTGAGGTGGATGAGTTTATTTACGGTCACTGCTTCTCCTGTGGGATAGCCGTTGATCATCTCTTCAAATTCCGGACAATCGTCACATAACGTGCCGTCCGGATTGATCAGGTACAGATTATAATTTACATATGCCGGCATGTTGAAGCGCATGTAATCGTTGAGCTGTGTGATATTGATACCACCACAATTAGAATCGCTGTAAAGAGTATTTTTGCCATCGATTGGGAGTACATGAATTAGGATTGTGTTGGTCTCTGCCGCTGCTGCAGGGTCCGTTCCACCAGTAGTTCCATAAAATATGTAATAATCTCCTGATGTATTTGCTGTTAATTTTACATTTTGATTGCCGTTGAATGGATCTGATAACGATAATTTATTACGATCGTAGTTAGGACCGTTATATCTCTCTAAATTAATATTGAATTTATTAGTGTTCTGGGGGAATGAATTTAAACTCCCACCTAAAATAAATGTGAGGAGTGTTGAATCCCCTTCATAAATCACATACTTATCGCTAACAATCAAACCATCATCAGAAAAAATTATTCTATGTCTATTAGATGTATTCTCATCTAAGTCTATTGCTTGTATATAATATGATGCTGCCTTATTGGTAAGATCAGGAGGCCAAATATATGAAAATCGCCCTTCTCCTGCAATTAAATTGTCGAATAAATAATATTCATTGTTGGTGATGTTTGAAACTTTTATTTCAATTGTGTCAGCATCTTCAACTGTTATGTTGCCTTCAGCTTTAGAAGGATATTTCAATATTGTATTTATTTTATTCCACCCCGAGCTTAAGGGATTAGTATTATTCCAAGTAAGTTTACCAGTGACACTTGCACTACTGTTGGACAACTCCACATCAATCGTTTCATTCTCATTTATTGAAAAAAAGTAAAATGATAAAATATCATTTTGATCAAAATTATATGTAGTGCTTATAGTTTTTTTAAGCCAAAAACTTGAGCCACTATTTACAGATATCGAATGACTTTCATTAATATTACTAACATTAGTACTATTCAATCCTAAATTGCCTGATGAGGTCCACAAACTGAAATTTTCACAATCATCAACAATTATCCCATATGTCGTGTTACTCACAGGAGATTTTATAACAGTTGGTTTATAATTCAAAATCTCTATACTCAAACCGGGAACTCCCGAACCCTTTGAATCGTATACAACCCCACTTACATTCTTATCACCAGCAGCAGATATTCCACTTATATCAGTATCCAAAAAATAATGGCCAACCTTAATTGTAACATAATTTGACCACGTTGATTCATCGTCGTCAATTGCTCTTACATTATATTCACCAACAGAAGAAAAATTCGTTACCATCGTTCCATTTATGGTTCCTATATTCGTTTCAGTTTTTAATCCCAGAACTGACCTTTCAAGTGAAAGATTCTGGTATAGTATCTCAGTATAGCCCAATGTATATACTGTAAATGTGACATTCTCCCCTGGTTCCACAAATGTCTTATCTGCCACCAGGGTATAATTCCTGTAAATAAGACCGAGACCAGCCCAATATCCGGGAACAATATCTACAACTGGTGTTACTTCTATCAGGTCAAGATTATCCCTGCCTATGTTCATCAACTGCACCTTAGAATGTTCACCTGTTTTCTGCGCCACGTCAGGCAGGCTGTTGGAAAAGAACAGGACTGTACTGATAATGAGGGCAGCACCCAATATCGCCTCTAGCGTATAGGTCAAAGCGTGCTCGTTCTCGGAAAGTTTCGGTGACATTATTCACACCTCTGGCAATTCTTCTTCAATTCTAATATCTTTATCCACAAACACAATAGTGGTCTTTGAGCCATTGTCATTGTGTATGAAATCTATACTATAACCATGCAAAATGGCAAGGTCTTTCATTTCATTTTCAAACACTGTGAGATTAATTGGTTTTGAGTAATTCAAATATTCCGATTTATCGTAGATATTAATATATCGTTCCCTGACATCCTGGTAGTAATAAGTTGAGTCCATATTCTCACGATTGATAGACTTCTCGCCGGTAACAAGCGTTGAATACTCATACGATGTTATCAACACGATAGCAAGCGCTACAGTTACACATGCTATCAATATCAACTGCCCTGTTTCATCATCAAATTTCCGCATGCTACCACACCCACATGTTAATTCTGTAATGAATCACTTTATTATTATTATTATCATTAGATTTCAGATACTCACCCGTAATAGGATCCTTTATGTAAACATACCTGTCCACTGCTGATACAGTATTGAGGCGGGCCCCATTCACATTACTGAGATTTGTTTCAAGAGGTGTCGAACTAAATTGTAGTTGTCCGACCGGATGTATTTGCATATAGAAATCGTACCCTGTGAGACCCAGCGCCCTGGTGGCGTTCTCACGCTCGGCCATTGGCGTGCTAGAGTTAGGGAATTCCCACCATTTAACATTAATCTCACTGGAATTATAGCCAGGTCCCATTAAAGCCTTCACTTTTGCCACATCAAGTACTTTATGTGCCGTATCCTGATTGCCAACACTATAGACCAAACCTATATTCGTTACGTTTGAGTAGTTTCCAGATTTCCATTCATCTTCCCACTCCGGCCCCCCGGCATTCTTCGACTCCCCTATATTCTGCACTAAATTATCCGTAGCCCTTGTGGCAGTCATATACTGTTTGATACGCCAGTCCCTATCTTCATAGGATATATTTGGCATGATCATAAGTGCGCCTATCATAGCCGAAATAACAAGTACTACTGCAAACATTAGATCGATGGTGACCGATGCATTGTCATTCCTGGTTATTCTATCCAAAGCCATGCCCCTGAATTGTTCTTTATCATTTTGATGTTCATCTCACCTGATCCGCTGTACACGAGTCCCTTAGCGTTCACATGAGTGTCAATAGAATTGAGCATAGTGATGACCTCATAATTTCCCCCTTCAATGTTCACCGATGCCACACCCTCGGATGTCGCATTCTTTAGCATGATACTGTAACCTTTCCCTCCCAATGTAAGAGGTATGTCACGTTCCATGTAAATAGTGATATTGTTAGCTGTTGGGTGTGCACTTGTGATGTACATATTTGTTATATCACGGCCAATTTCACTTCCAAGGTCAGAAAATTCAGTATACATTGCCTGTTGGGATGAATGTTCAGCGCGCACGTAAAACGCACCTGTGAAGGATGCCATCAATACCATAACCAAAAATAGATTAAGAATATAACCCAGTTCGATATTAACAGCATTATCATCGTCAATGAATTTTCGAACCATTGTCGCACCTACTCTATCTCCTGGTCAATACCCGAATCATACACAGAAAGAAAAATATCCAGCGCGTTTTTGTTACCATTCGTACCATATACCTGTACTTCAAGAGGCATTGTTCCGCTGATATTGTAACCTGTTGTGTCCCCTTTATTTCCTGGTGTGAGTCCCGCTCCTGAAAGTTCTTCATCAAAGAACTCACTCCATGCACTGGGATAATCGCTGAATATCAAAATATTTGATTGATTTGAGTTTTGATCACCTGTGGATTCTATTGTCTGGTTGTAATACCTCAACCTGGTCTCCACTATTGCTTTACTTTCACCTGCAGTTGAGGAAATTGACCCTCTTAAATTGATGGCATGTATCGAGATGATCGTGCGATCCGTCCCACTATTAAATATGTTTATCAGCGGGTCTGAGAACATTATCGGGGTTCCGGATCCATACATTCGTATAATTGCTCCATTCTCATATACAATAAACTCATCACCTGACTTATATTCTATCTTCCCTGTTGAAATATTTGTCGTATATTCCCCCCCATTTGCAGTATGTGTAAGATTCGTGCTGCTTGGAAATTCGGAGAGTGTACCATCCATTAATTCAAAATGTGTTTCCCGCGAAGGCGCAGTCCCTGAAATATCAGTAATATTGGAAGGGTCTTGCACCCATATTGGTCCACGCACTACCTCCTCGATGTCGTTCTGGAGTGATAAGAACGAGTTCATAGCCACATCCATCTTCGCAGTATGCTTGGCAGAATCGATCATTGGTACTCCAACCACCATGATCAATCCAATAACGACCATCATTGTAGATAAGATCAGCATCATGCCCAGGACTTCAGATGCGGCTTTTGTTGAGTTTATCATCCTATCACCAATATTTTAAATGAAGCAAATGCAATCAACATCATGATGAGCGAATGTTTAAAACCTAACCGTGGGTCACCTTCACCAAGGACACCAGCCATCATGCCTGAGAAGAAGCCTTGTATCAGTACTGTGTGGTAAAAATAAACTTCATAGAACGCAAGGTCAAAGTTCCTGACAAATCCCCCTCCTACTTGTCCTGCTGCTGCCATCTGGGGGAGAAAAGATGTTGCAAGTGTATGCACAATATACAGGTATACGAGGAATGTGACGTAAATGATGATCACATAGATCAGCATGTTCGTGAATTTATCCTTTTTGAGCTGTAGATTGATATTCGTGTCTATCGATGCAATATCCAGAACCTCACGAATATCACCGCTTGACTCACTTGCTTTTGTGATGAGTGCCGTCAAACGTGAGAGCATATTTATTTTTAATTTATTGGCAAACCGTGTGAAAGCTTCTTTTGTGCTTGCACCCCATGAGATGTCAGTATACATTCTCTCAATGTGAAAACGAAGCGCTCCACTTTCACTTCTGAGCAGGATTCGCAGTGATTCAGAAAGGGAGACACCGGTTTCATTAATGATTGAAAGGTTTTTCAGGAAATGTGGTATTGCCCTCTCGATCTTTCGCATCTTATATGCACGGATCTCATAAAACACGATATAAGGTATAAGTGCTATGATAACTGCAAGTAAAATGTAATCGGTAAGATAAGCAAATGCCTGGGCATACCCACTTGAAAGTGTATCCTGATTTGAGAGTGTAGGGATTGCAAGTGCTACGATTGCCGCAGGAATGCTAATGTAAAAGCTGAGTGCCGGTTCTTTATGGAAGGCATTCAGCGGATGTTTTATAATATTTAAATAATATAACCGTTTTTTAGCTTTCTCATATTCGTCGAAAAGTTCCTGTTCATTTCCTGCTGGTATTTCAGCTACTCTTAATCCCACAAACTTTTTCACTTTTTTAAGGCTCAAACTCCCGATGATCTGTTCATCCTTTGGAAGCATGAGGTCAATTAAGAATATGAACGCGATCGAACTGAATGGTATGATGACGTATGTCATACTCAGTAATAACCCTGTCATTGAGCCTTTCATGGCTCCGAGTGTTACGGCTACGATGAGTATAAAAAGAGGGGCTGCGACAAAACCTGTTACATAACTTTCTGCGATCATGCCCAGCATATCGAGAAAAAGCGAATGTTCTGATTTTGTCTTCCTCCGGTAACTATCTATCTGGATTTCCAGGAATTCAGGTATATCACCGCCGTTATCGATAAGAGTTATAAGATTTCCTATGAACTGGCTAAAACTCGGAGATGGCGTACTCATCTGGAGATTCTTAAGCGCTGTCATGAAGTCTGCACCCAGGAGTTCTGTATCACGTAATACTATGGCGAACTCATGTGAGATCTCTCCGTAGACGTTTGATAATTCAGCGATCGAACGGATGATCTCGATAATATTTGTTTCTCCTTTACTCAATGCATACATGTATGTAATGGTACTCGGAAGTTGAGTTTCAATTTTTACCTTCCTGATATTGGCTTTAGCAGAAGGATAGATCATGAATACAGAGTAAATAAGACCCATAAGGACCACAGAGGAAACCACTCCGGTTAAGACGATCAGGATATAATCCTTATAGGGCGTGAAAAAACGTAAGAATTCTGCTGCACCGGGATTGTAGAGCATCAGTGGCGGCAAGTCGACCAGCGTAGTTATTATAATCCCAATTATTGTGCCTATGATCAAGGTTGCGATTGCAGCAATGATCGATATCGCAATTGCTTCAGAGATATATTCTTCATATGGCTTGAAGATATGAGCACTTCTGAGCTGGCCCCTTGTTTTGAGGTACCTATCATGGTGGGATACAAAATTTCCGAACTTGTCGAATGCAAACTGGTTAAAGTTCATTAGCTGAACTCCTCACTTTGAATTTTCTGTATGAGTTTTTCCTGATTGGTGCTGAACTCTTCACTTTGAATTCTCTGTACGAGTTTTTCCTGATTGGTGCTGAACTCCTCACTTTGAATTCTCTGTACGAGTTTTTCCTGATTGTTGCTGAACTCCTCACTTTGAATTCTCTGTACAAGTTTTTCCTGATTGGTGCTGAACTCATCACTTTGAATTCTCTGTATGAGTTTTTCCTGATTGGTGCTGAACTCTTTGATTATATTAACAACTGAATCATAATCTGTGATATTCTGGTCGACCATATACTGAAGTACCAGTTCCCGGTGGTATAAAGTCAATTCCAGATGTTTTTTAGTCCATCCCCGCCGGTC of ANME-2 cluster archaeon contains these proteins:
- a CDS encoding DNA polymerase subunit beta — protein: MNYSDHPRIRLRDFIVTRDGWIFSSADYHHPDGVRGVLRYVPDPKGERTDGNRNYRKYDFDEAYDYMDIHKPEWVQDVHIIPWDQVERVLSPTDRLAEIWRLDPRTEEITNTLLKAGIPMDSIGVTGSFLPGLQISGSDIDLVVYGPQWFRARDIIARAKDDPHSSIEHLDEGMWERIYNKRIPEIDFGEFKLHEMRKGNRGMVGDTYFDLLFVRDWDQVSKPLGRGTDLGHETIEAVVTDSELAFDSPSVYKVDHPEIGYVLSYTHTYAGQALAGETIEARGMVEEVNGHMRLVVGTSREPKGEWIRSLTLLGSSGK